The nucleotide window ACGTCCTTTGTGGGTATCTCGTGGGCGCTGCTCGACTACCACCGGGCCCTGCGCACTTGCCTCCCCGCCAAGCCTCTCCTGGGAGTGGGCGCCTCCGTGATCTACTTCCTGtggaacctgctgctgctgtggccCCGAGTGCTGGTCGTGGCCCTCTTCTCAGCCCTCTTCCCCCGCTACGTGGCCCTGCACTTCTTGGGCCTGTGGCTGGTGTTCCTCTTCTGGGTCTGGCTGCAGGGCACGGACTTCATGCCAGGGCCCCACTCTGAGTGGCTGTACCGGGCGACTGTGGCCACCATCCTGTATTTCTCCTGGTTTAACGTGGCTGAGGGCCACACCCGAGGCCGTGCCACCATCCACCTGGTGTTCCTGCTGAATGACAGCCTTCTCCTGGTGGTGGCCTGGGCGACTCAGAGTGCCTGGCTGCCCAGTGGGCGCCTGCTGCAGAGCCTGCTGCCTGCGGCCGGCGTCTGCTTCCTTCTGGGGCTGGCTCTGCGGCTGGCCTACTACTGCTGGCTGCACCCTAGCCGCCGCTGGGAGCCTGACCAGGTGGACGGGACCTGGGGTCTCCGCTCCCTTGAGGAACGTCAGCTCCCACAGAACAGACGCATGGCCCACCTGGCTAAGAACTTTTTCCCCAAGCCGAGAGATGAAGCTGTTTTGCCATGGAAGGGAGAGGTGAATGGTGTCCTTTGAGGCAGGGTCAGACCCAGCCAGGGAGGCTTGAGGCCAGATGGAATCGGTTAATAGAATGAAGATAAGCTACTAATGCTGCTATGGGCCTTGATTCACTCAATGAGCCCTCGATGCCTGATCTGTGCCAGGTACAGGAGATGAGAGTTGAGTTAAGACAGAGGTCCGCCATCAAGGAGGAGAACTAGATGAGAAGGGCTGGGCCCTGTTGGGTCAAGGGCCCCAGTTATGTACGAAACACTTTGGGAGGAAAGAAGAGACCCTCCACTGCACTCTTCCCCCACCCACATAGGCCAGAGCATCCCAGTGTTGGCATTTCTACCTCCTTGGCCACCTCTGAAATAACTCGTGGAGGTGCTCTTTCACCCTTGGTTGCCCTGCCCAGGGCTGAAAGGCCCCAGAACCTCCAGGATGTATTCTTTGGAATTGTCCCCCTCCAGTCATTCAATTCATTCAGCAGATGTTTACCAAAGGCCTCTTACGTGCCAGGAGCATCATTCTGTTCTTCGCAGATCAGCTGCCATTTGTTTCAGCCCCTACCCTCTCCAGCTACCTGAGAGCAGGCTTTCACGCTAGAAGCCAGGGATGCCCAGCTGCCTGGAGTGCAGCTGGCCCAGCCTCTGCCCCCGCTCTCAAGGGGCGACCTTTCAGCCAGGTGCCTTGTGAACCTGTGGTCTGGGCCATGGCTCAGCCTGTTGAGTATTTTTTTATACTTCCGGCGGTGTTATTTTCTACCTCAGAGTCTGTGCGGGAGGAAGACTATGTCTCTGTCTATGTTTCTATGTCTCTGTGAGAGACACGTGTATGTTGTTTTTGTTGAACAGTGTTATTAGATTATTATTAAAACCTCATGGTATCTTCCAGCCTAATTGTGTCATTGAATCTACTGCCAAGTTCAAAGCTGCCTGGAAAAAAGGGGTCAGGGACACATAATCCACCGCTCAAAAATGGTAAAGCCCCTGGGGCCAGAGAAGAGGGCTGGCTGAGCTAACACTTCTCCATCTCGTCTTCTGAGCATCAGGTGAGCATCAGAACCCAGATCTGGGCTGACTGCAGTGTGTGCTCTTAGCCAGCTCTGCTGCTGGGCCTGGAGGAGTAGCCACACCACTTGGTACCAGGAAGTGAATACAGGAGTGCCGATGCACAAAGGCCTTTTTGCTGGGAGCTCAGTGGGAGTGTGGGAGTGATGACGGGATGTGGATACGGGCTGTGGTGTCGGGGAGGTGGAACTTTTTGCTGTTCTGGGAGGTCTGTGGTTTGGAGAAACAAGGAGCAGGCAAAGGGTGCTGGAGACAGAAGGAAAGGTTCATCACCACCAGGAGGGGACCCAGGAGTGTCTATTATTCATTCATCTGGTGGAGACACAATAAACAGTCTATCAGACAGTGTTAAGTgctcaaagaaaaagaaggtaGGGGAAGTGTGTGTGTTAGGGGTGGGAGTTattgatataattttatatagaaTGGCTGGCAAGGCCTCCCTGAGAAAGTGATGAGCCCTCAAGGAGGTGAGGGTGCATGTGTGCTTTATCCTGGATGCCAAGGCAGCGGTGCCTGGATGAAGGAGGGCTTCTAGCAGTCATGTTGGCCTGGGGCCAAGGCTGACAGAGATGAGGGCTGGGAGCAGAGAGGCTGTGGAAGATGATGCTGGTGCTTTTTATACACACAGAATGGTAGAGGCAGAAAGCATCTCCAGGATCACTCAGTTCAGTGATTTCCAGACATCTGAATTTCATGAACCAGTAAAATggctattttaataaaaaagggTAGTcaggacctctctggtggtcctgtggctgaCTCCGTGCTCTCAAAGCAGAGGGCCTGCCTGGGTTCGgtctgtggtcagggaactagacccccacacgctgcaactgagagtttacatgccacaatgaaaactgaagatccctcatgctgcaactaagacctggcacagccaaataaataagaaataataaaatattttaaaagtactatGTATGTattagtatatatatgtgtgtgtgtgtatatatatatatatatatatataaaagggcAGTAAAAACTACCACCATCTATTATCACCTTATGAAAGGATATTTAACTTCAAAAAAAGACCATTCAAttgaatatatttaaacataCACCCAAAagcaaaattgtttttcttctcaaTTCAGAGGGACTATCAAGGGTTGAGACCTCAGGAGGGCAGGCCTGACCTTTAGAAATCCCTGGTCTTAGTGACCAACCTAGCCGCAAACATAAGAGGTTCTTAAGAAGTCCACTCAAATGAATACTTgctatcaattatacttcagtaaaatagaAATACTTCCTACATTTACTTTTCTCTACTTCTTCCTGTGACATGTGGAAGACTAGGCTCAGGGGAGATCATCTTGGCTAAGCTCTCATCTACATAGACTCCCTTTAGATGAAACTGTCAAATGAGGATAATAGGCCTGTAGCTTAAAAAGCTGTGGAACTGAGTGGTTTCATTTGTAAAGAAGTACAGaatcaagaattttaaaaagatgacagCGATATTACTTGcaattaaaaatttctttcaaagactttttttttttttttaatgttaagaaccttgtttttgaagaaaaaagaaactcttgATTTGTTCATTTTAACTTGCCACTGGAAAGATTCTTGAGAAATGTGCAGATATTACACTTTTTGGAAGAGATGTTTTGCTCTTTGGGCTCAAAAGGTAATTGATACTCTGATGTACTTCGGAGCAATGAACAAGTTTACTTCAACATCACAGTGTGGCTCAGCTCAAAATATGCACCTTCTGAGCAAAAGATTTAATGCCGCAGTATACAAGAAAACCTCCTCTTCTCTGGGGGAActtatttggggaaaaatatatattatagtcTGACATGGATGGTATTTGGAAGCTAGAATCTAATTCTAATCTTGTTTGGAATAAAAGGCAAAAGGACTCGTTTTCCAGACCAATGAAAAGTCCGActcaaatctaaaaaaatgaaaagaggaaaaaattagcTAATGTAACATGTAAACAAGCCAATCAAACAGTTTGATATCAATTTGTCGGCTTTATTGCTTTTGCATTTTAAGCTCAGCACAGCAAGGTATTGATTTCTTAGTAATTAAATTTCAGCACATTTGACAGCAAATGAAATCTCTTGGCATTCCAGTCCTAAACTTTGAAAAGCAATATTTTTCGAAAGAATTGAGAAAAACTTTCccttgaaaattatttaaaaatttttattttctcatttatctgTACTGAACggctagtgtttttttttttttggtgaaatgaATGATGAAATTATTAAGAGGGTGTCATCTTTCTAATGAGCTCTGCGTATTTTTTTTGAAGCCTGACTCAGGAGCCTACTCAGCTAAGCAACTGGGTTGATCCTACCCAGAAAAGACACAGGAGCAAaccatatagaaaataaaaactttattttttcaagtttataAGATAGTTCCCATTACATATAACATTATGGTCAAGGACTCGACAGCCACAAATGCCCGCAGTCACATAAATATATCCAATCAATGCCTTTTCCTGATAAATGAGGCACCTGAAGTCCAGAGGGTCATGTTTTGAGTAGAAGTCGTCCTTAATGGGATGGCTCCCATCAGTGCATTAGGAACTAGCCAAGTAACCTTGTGTGCTAGAGCTCTCTGACTCGGGAGAGGAAGGGACAGGGCCTGCTGATCAGAGGTGGGCCAGAATTAGATGTTGTCTCATGGTTATCTTAAGATATTTCAAAATCTAAGAATTTCAATTTGGCTTCTATAGCTTGAGTATTTGGGGAGTTTCAACTTTTGAATGAAAAGGGAAACTGATTTAGTGAGAAACAGAAGCTTGGCTTAAGAGGGGTCCTAATGCCCCCTTCTGCAGGAGCAAGGAGAGGAAGGCCGGAAGCTCACCACCCCATGGTTTCAGCCATCACTCCCCCAGGGAGAGGGAGTGTGCGGCTCCACCCCTTAACCCCTCTCCCCCTTGGTTCAGTGGCACTGACACCCATTCAAGGCAGTGAACATTGAGAAGCTCCATATGCTGCAGCTGGAGTTGGCCCATCAGATTCTGCCTGGATCTTTAACGCGAACAAGTTTGTGTAAACTGCGAACAAGCTGTGGCACAAAGTCTCCTGGGACTCTAGGTTTGCTCCCCCCAGTTGCAGAGCAGAAGACAGAAATAACCCAAACCAAATAAAAGCCCCACTAGGCATCTAGATCTGGAGCAGGCATCCACTCTCCCGGCCACCACCTGGTGCCCCAGGGGCACCGAACAGGGTGATGCTAAGGCACAGTCAGTTTTACATTCGAAAGGAAAACCACCTCTTAGACCCAGGACACGGCTGACAATTCCAGATCCCTTACTAGAGATGGCCCAGCACTCACCATGAAACGTGCAGACCCATCTTATAGAACCCACGGTGCCCAGCTGGGAAAGGGACTCATCGGGTGGGGACTCTTTCTAGTAGAGGGCTTCCCCCTAAATGAGAAGGACCCATAGTGTCCTTTAGACCTCAGCCTCCAAGAGCTTGCTGCGCTGCCCACTTGCTTTCCTCTCTGGATCTCTGTGCTGTGGAGGAAACCAGGTTTACTGAAGAGCACTGGGTTCCCTGGATGATTCATTTTGGCAGAGAGGAGCCAGGAAGCTCCCattttctgtctgccctctgaacaACCAGAAAAGAGCAAAGACGGCACTGCCCAGGGAGCGTCCTCACCTCTCTTAGCCAGTTTCAAGTTCCTTTTGTAAAGACCTAAGCTGTGCAGTCAGAGCAGGAGGGAAAAGGCCATCGAAAAAGGAGTCCCAAGTCATACTCTAGGAACAAAGAGCTCCCAGCAGGCAAGCAGAGgaaagtgtgagtgtgtgtgcgtgtgtacttGTGTGCATGATGCGCGGACTGCTCTGCAGTCTCACCAGCCTGAAGCACAGCACCAACCGGGTGGCCTATGTGCAGGGCAAGAAACCAACAGCTCTACTGGCAGGATGGGGTGGGCGTGGAGGGGCCTGGAAGTAAGGATCCGCCATGCGCCCTAGAGCACGCTAAGATCAATTATCAAGCAAGACAGAGCAGCAGCTGGGCAGCTATGCTGAACTCGGACCAAGCAGGTCTGCCTCAGACTATATATCCTCCCCCGTCCAAAGGAAACAGGCCTAAGAGGCAGCTTGGTGATGAGCACTGATTTGAGCTCCTCTCCAAACACCTCTTCCCTACGACTGAGTTACGAAGCACTTTCTCAATCCGTTCTGAAGGAATGTGTACACCAGCCTTTCTCTGGGTGATCTGGCATTAGAGGGAATCTGGCCCCTTTTGTGCTGGGAGCATCCCCAAGTGGATACGCTGAACCTCTGAGTGTAAGCAGTGATGGCTGTGGTTGGTCAAGGATGCCACCTGCTAAGGACCCAGACTGCACCTCTCTGAGGTACTTATAATCACCTCTCTCCATGCAGCCTGGGAGAGGCTAAACTTCCTGAGCTCTAAGGAAGTTTATGTGGCCTGAGCACGTGCCCAGGCTGCTCATGGAGGGTGGGGCATCCACAAATACAGCTGGACTGAAGGTTGTGACTCATGTCTGGGCACCCACCCAACTTCCCAGAGGTCAGGCTGGGAGATGTTCCTGCATTTGGCCCATGGTTGAGTTTTCAGGCATGGCATAGGCGATCTACAACCTCATTTAAATCAGGTGAGTTTTTCTGGCTTTCAAGTTTCCCATTTTAGAAAGGGACTTGAGAAGTGGGAAGCGGATCCTATTGGAAAACTGGGCTTATGATCACAGCCATTTGGTCTTCAGTTTCAGGCCGAGATCTGGGTACATGCCCAGGACACCACTCACAGGGCTTAAAGGATTCAGAGCATGAAGTCAAATCCCTTAGTAGTTTTGGCCAAAATGCGGTTATGGGCCTTTTCTCAGACTTGATTTGACTACTTGGGTCCAAAGCCTGGGGACTGGCCAGAGCTGTGTGTGGGGGTGGATATGAGGTGCAGAGGGTGGACTAGCCTGGCACTGATGACTAAGAAGGGGGAGGCCCGGTGGGGATGGCCTCTGCTGGGGAAGGGTGCTTCTCTGCAGGAGGAAAAGTTGGAATCTTCCTGTTTCAAGGGCCAAAGAAGTAGAAATTCCTAAGAAGCCTTAGGTCTTCTCTCCAGTTTGAGGGTAAGCCCTCGTTAGCTTTGACGAAGAGTCAAGCTGAAGGCTGAGAATTTACTAAGAAGAGTTTCTAGGGTTGTGCCATTTGGTCAAAAAGGGAGAGGGATTGGGAAGGGGACTAAGGCTTCTAGGATGGGAAACAGCAAAGTCTAAAATTAATCAGTGTCCCAGGCCCTACAGTTTAGCCAACCAGGAGGTGGAAGAGTGGGAAGGAGCCCAGCCTCGCGAGCAGACCACTGGAGCAGCTAAGGAGGTGCTACTGTCACAGAGAGGTATCTCAGACATTTCAGTTACGATTTTCCAAGGAAACTTTACACAACCCTTTCTTGCTAGAAAAAGAAAGGGGGAGGGGAATCTGCTTCAGAGAGACCAGACCCTTACCTATAAAAATAACATATACATTCACTGGGAGTATGTTCTACAGCTAAGGAGATTACAAAGACTGCAAGAGATGTTATTATAAACGTCTGCTGCGTTTATCCAATCACCACAAGTTAACAGCAGTTCTCAATCTGGTCATGGATGCAGAGTGCAACTCTGCCCcaaggatttccttttctttttcttcatttttctgaaacaaaataaaacaaacaaacaaacaaaaaaccagaagAATTAAAAGCACTGTAGCTGCGGTGAGTCTATTGTTCTCTCAATCCAACTATCTCCCGCTCCTGTGCGAGGATGAACACGGGGCTGCAGCTCACGCATAGCAAAAATCAGCTTCATCTCTTGCAGCTGTTGGTTTTGATTGTGTTCTCGCCAGCATTccatggagaaagagagagagaattcccAGTTGGTTCCGGTCTCCGGCTCCCTTCAAGGAGTGAAAAGGAGCTCATGGGGAAGGCTCTTCATTCCAGTTTTTAGAGAAAATCAAGCTCCAAAGCCTGGTGGAGGGACACCAGGTCTCCGTGGTTTGTGATCCGCCAGAAGGGCATGTTGTGCTGGAAGGGGAGCAGGGGTAACTGGTTAACTCAACTTCTTCTGGGAGCTCATATTCATCCATACCCCTTCCTCCACAGACCTCTCCCCAAAGTACTTGGAACCCTCTCTACTGCTACCCACACTGTAAGATCATTATACTGATCAAATATGTATAAGGACTTTGTGCTTCCCCTGTGGCACAGTGgtcaggaatccacctgccaatgtaggagacgtgggtttgatcccagtgttgggaagatactctggagtaagaaatggcaacccactccaatatccttacttggaaaattccatggacagaggagtctggtgggctgcatgcAGTCCgtggcttgcaaagagttggacatgagtgagcgactgcaCATGCACGTAAGGACTTCGTATACACTTAACATACGTGAGCGATTTTAATTAGGTTTCAGCGGTAACTCTGTGCTTTGAGATATACTTGTTCTAGATACTATGTAGGATACTCAGATCAACTAAGATGACCCATGTAAGAAATcagtattaatataatattattt belongs to Capra hircus breed San Clemente chromosome 2, ASM170441v1, whole genome shotgun sequence and includes:
- the XKR8 gene encoding XK-related protein 8, producing the protein MPWSPRAVLLRDLVLGILGTLAFLIDLGADLWAASQYVLSGRYLWAALVLALLGLASVALQLFSWIWLRSDVSSPLAPKPPGRHLALLHLLQLGYLYRCVQGLQQGLLVWRQEVPSEFDVAYADFLSLDISMLRLFETFLETTPQLTLVLAIILQSGSAEYYQWVSICTSFVGISWALLDYHRALRTCLPAKPLLGVGASVIYFLWNLLLLWPRVLVVALFSALFPRYVALHFLGLWLVFLFWVWLQGTDFMPGPHSEWLYRATVATILYFSWFNVAEGHTRGRATIHLVFLLNDSLLLVVAWATQSAWLPSGRLLQSLLPAAGVCFLLGLALRLAYYCWLHPSRRWEPDQVDGTWGLRSLEERQLPQNRRMAHLAKNFFPKPRDEAVLPWKGEVNGVL